One window of the Chryseobacterium sp. CY350 genome contains the following:
- a CDS encoding acetyl-CoA C-acyltransferase — MKEVFIVSAVRTPIGSFMGSLSTVPATKLGATAVKGALDKINLDPKNVQEIYMGNVLQAGEGQAPARQVALGAGLSNETPSTTINKVCASGMKAVTMAAQAIKAGDADVIVAGGMENMSAVPHYYNARNATKLGDVKMQDGMVLDGLTDVYNKVHMGVCAEKCAADYGFSREDQDNFATQSYKRSANAWSEGKFAEEVVPVSIPQRKGDPIIFAEDEEYKAVNFDRLPTLPTVFKKEDGTVTAANASTLNDGASALILVSKEKMEELGLKPLAKIISYADAAQEPENFTTAPSKALPIALKKAGLELTDIDFFEFNEAFSVVGLANNKILGLDAAKVNVNGGAVALGHPLGSSGSRIIVTLINVLKQNNGKYGAAAICNGGGGASAIVIENM, encoded by the coding sequence ATGAAAGAAGTATTCATTGTTTCCGCAGTAAGAACACCGATCGGGAGTTTTATGGGAAGCTTATCTACAGTTCCTGCTACAAAATTGGGAGCAACGGCAGTAAAAGGAGCCTTAGACAAAATTAATCTTGATCCTAAAAACGTTCAGGAAATTTATATGGGTAACGTTTTACAGGCTGGTGAAGGGCAGGCTCCGGCACGTCAGGTGGCATTAGGCGCGGGACTTTCAAATGAAACTCCGTCTACTACAATCAATAAAGTTTGCGCTTCAGGAATGAAAGCGGTGACAATGGCTGCACAGGCGATCAAAGCGGGTGATGCAGACGTTATCGTTGCAGGAGGTATGGAAAATATGTCTGCAGTTCCTCATTATTATAATGCAAGAAACGCTACCAAATTAGGTGATGTAAAAATGCAGGACGGAATGGTTTTAGACGGTCTTACAGACGTTTACAATAAAGTTCACATGGGAGTTTGCGCAGAAAAGTGTGCGGCAGACTATGGTTTTTCAAGAGAAGATCAGGATAATTTTGCAACACAATCTTACAAAAGATCTGCAAATGCATGGAGCGAAGGGAAATTCGCTGAAGAAGTAGTTCCTGTATCAATTCCTCAGAGAAAAGGAGACCCAATTATATTTGCTGAAGACGAAGAGTACAAAGCTGTTAATTTTGACAGACTTCCTACACTTCCTACAGTTTTCAAAAAAGAAGACGGAACCGTTACTGCAGCCAATGCATCAACTTTAAATGACGGTGCTTCTGCTTTAATTCTGGTTTCTAAAGAGAAAATGGAAGAATTAGGGTTGAAACCTTTAGCAAAGATAATATCTTATGCTGATGCTGCTCAGGAGCCGGAAAACTTTACAACGGCACCTTCAAAAGCTCTACCGATTGCTCTTAAAAAGGCGGGATTAGAACTTACTGATATTGATTTCTTCGAGTTTAATGAAGCGTTTTCTGTCGTTGGTTTGGCAAACAATAAAATCTTAGGATTGGATGCTGCTAAAGTAAACGTAAATGGTGGAGCGGTAGCTTTGGGACATCCGCTGGGAAGTTCAGGTTCTAGAATTATTGTTACTTTGATTAACGTTTTGAAGCAAAATAACGGTAAATACGGTGCTGCAGCTATCTGTAACGGTGGTGGTGGAGCTTCGGCTATTGTTATCGAAAATATGTAA
- a CDS encoding M14 family zinc carboxypeptidase, with amino-acid sequence MNFEHLYIQNPDFLNRYISPEKLYSYLHANLSESIVEIGRSFLGKPIYKLTLGTGKTKVLAWSQMHGNESNATHAMLDLLVTLDKAHELKDELFSRISLDFIFMLNPDGSERWTRLTAEEIDLNRDFHNEASTEIKILKSLAFDKKYDYALNLHEQRTIFTTDGVHPATLSFLAPSENEERSVTENRKKCMAVIGQIYDHLKELIPNQIGRYTDEFYPTSTGDNFIKAGMPTILFEGGHFIDDYTRKGTRKYYTIALYYALKAISELKSETTGWEKYLEIPENLETHYDIIYRNVKLNTEHECILDIAVQFKEILEEGKEEISFIPFVMEVGDVTKRKGWLEIDCTGKRFVSDTKYPKLDAEVSFKIEE; translated from the coding sequence ATGAATTTTGAACATTTGTATATCCAAAATCCCGATTTCCTAAATCGCTACATTTCTCCTGAAAAATTATATTCTTACCTACATGCCAATCTCAGCGAGTCTATTGTGGAGATAGGTAGATCTTTCTTAGGTAAGCCAATTTATAAATTGACTCTTGGAACTGGAAAAACAAAAGTTTTGGCGTGGTCTCAAATGCATGGAAACGAATCGAACGCAACTCATGCAATGCTTGATCTTTTAGTGACATTGGATAAAGCTCATGAATTGAAGGATGAACTTTTCAGTCGGATAAGTTTAGATTTTATCTTTATGCTAAATCCTGACGGTTCTGAAAGATGGACGAGACTTACTGCTGAGGAAATTGATCTGAACCGTGATTTCCATAATGAAGCAAGTACAGAAATTAAAATTCTGAAAAGTCTGGCTTTTGATAAAAAATATGATTACGCTCTTAATCTCCACGAGCAACGCACGATTTTCACAACAGACGGTGTTCATCCTGCGACACTCTCGTTTTTAGCTCCTTCAGAAAATGAAGAAAGATCGGTTACGGAAAATAGAAAGAAATGTATGGCAGTAATCGGTCAGATTTACGACCATTTAAAAGAATTGATTCCTAATCAGATCGGAAGATATACCGATGAGTTCTATCCCACTTCTACAGGTGATAATTTCATCAAGGCAGGAATGCCGACGATTCTTTTCGAAGGAGGACATTTTATAGATGACTATACACGTAAAGGAACGAGAAAATATTATACGATTGCTCTTTATTACGCATTAAAAGCCATCAGCGAATTAAAATCTGAAACTACAGGATGGGAAAAGTATCTTGAAATACCGGAAAATCTGGAAACACATTACGATATTATCTACAGAAATGTGAAATTGAATACTGAGCACGAATGCATTCTTGATATTGCCGTTCAGTTTAAAGAAATTTTGGAGGAAGGAAAAGAAGAAATTTCATTTATTCCTTTTGTGATGGAAGTTGGAGATGTCACTAAAAGAAAAGGTTGGCTGGAGATCGATTGTACAGGAAAAAGATTTGTAAGCGATACAAAATATCCCAAATTGGATGCGGAAGTCAGTTTTAAAATTGAAGAATAA
- a CDS encoding MFS transporter — MSETEIQTTNNIKNNPKIMKAWAVYDWANSVYSLVITSTIFPIYYSIITTKFEQKEYVAATGKYIDVPVRHLIRIFGKEYQPDAVYGYSLTISFFIVVLLSPFLSSLADTIGNKKSFLQFFCYLGATSCMGLAMFTGMHNVFLGLLFSITASVGFWGSLVFYNSFLPDIATRDKQDALSAKGYVYGYIGSVVLVVLCLVLIMFLAKGEEQKLIFTRITFLLTGAWWFGFSQYTFKHLPQFGDVKEKLPKDLVLLNYKNIFKRHEEQGGFFGVLKDNISFYKDVAKESFNELFKVGNELFKDKNLKYFLSSFFFYSVGMQTIFLMATLFGKSEINLAQDKLIGTLLIIQIEAIIGAILFSRLSRKIGNKNVISIAIVLWIVACIWAYFLNKENPNVEYQFYGVAAVVGLVMGGLQAMSRSTYSKLLPENSMENTTYFSFYDVLEKLAIIVGTFIFATLIDQFNNMRYAALSMTVFFAAGLVLIRFLKVNMIKNRDTL, encoded by the coding sequence ATGTCTGAAACAGAAATTCAAACCACAAATAATATCAAGAACAATCCGAAGATCATGAAAGCCTGGGCAGTGTACGACTGGGCAAACTCGGTGTATTCTCTGGTAATCACGTCTACCATATTTCCCATCTATTATTCTATCATCACTACAAAATTTGAGCAGAAAGAATATGTTGCGGCAACCGGGAAATATATTGATGTACCCGTAAGGCATCTCATCAGAATTTTCGGAAAAGAATATCAGCCGGATGCGGTCTACGGATATTCGCTCACAATATCATTTTTCATCGTCGTGTTGCTATCACCATTTTTATCGTCGTTAGCAGATACGATAGGGAATAAGAAATCTTTTTTACAGTTTTTCTGTTACCTTGGTGCTACCTCTTGTATGGGATTGGCAATGTTTACCGGTATGCACAATGTTTTTCTGGGACTGCTTTTCAGCATTACCGCCAGTGTCGGTTTCTGGGGAAGTCTCGTATTTTATAATTCATTTCTTCCGGATATTGCGACGAGAGACAAACAGGATGCGCTTTCTGCAAAAGGATATGTTTATGGATATATAGGTTCTGTAGTTTTGGTGGTTCTTTGTCTGGTTTTAATTATGTTTTTAGCAAAAGGAGAAGAGCAGAAACTGATTTTTACAAGAATTACTTTTCTCTTAACCGGAGCTTGGTGGTTCGGTTTCTCACAATATACTTTCAAACATTTGCCTCAGTTTGGGGACGTTAAAGAAAAGCTTCCGAAAGATCTTGTTTTATTAAATTATAAAAATATCTTTAAAAGACACGAAGAGCAAGGTGGTTTCTTTGGAGTTCTGAAAGACAATATAAGCTTCTATAAAGACGTTGCCAAGGAAAGCTTCAACGAACTTTTCAAAGTGGGGAATGAATTGTTTAAAGATAAAAATCTAAAATATTTCTTGTCAAGTTTTTTCTTTTACAGTGTAGGCATGCAGACTATATTCCTGATGGCAACATTATTTGGAAAAAGCGAAATCAACCTTGCACAGGATAAGCTGATCGGCACACTATTAATCATCCAGATAGAAGCGATTATCGGAGCTATTTTATTCTCAAGACTTTCAAGAAAAATAGGGAATAAAAACGTTATTTCAATTGCAATCGTATTATGGATCGTTGCCTGTATCTGGGCTTATTTTCTGAATAAAGAAAATCCTAATGTAGAGTATCAGTTTTATGGTGTAGCTGCAGTTGTAGGTTTGGTAATGGGCGGTCTTCAGGCGATGTCGAGATCTACATACTCAAAACTTCTTCCGGAAAATTCTATGGAGAACACAACCTACTTCAGTTTCTATGATGTACTGGAAAAATTGGCGATCATTGTAGGTACATTCATCTTCGCAACACTTATTGATCAGTTTAATAATATGCGTTATGCTGCTCTTTCTATGACTGTTTTCTTCGCTGCAGGATTGGTATTGATACGTTTTCTGAAAGTAAACATGATTAAAAACAGAGACACCTTGTAA
- a CDS encoding helix-turn-helix transcriptional regulator: MSLNERISKVIEYSQLSSSEFADEIDVQRSSISHITSGRNKPSLEFIIKIKSRFPEILWDWLVNGEGEMLKSDLPETDTINAEENSEEKTKPTSLPDLFTMMNDDGDFGSDEKNIEEIPVLRESVISNQSKAEEKISDSQRLAKSNEEIISQVIENQTNKIKRIVLFYENGKFESFEP; encoded by the coding sequence ATGAGTTTAAATGAAAGAATTTCAAAGGTTATCGAGTATTCACAATTAAGTTCTTCAGAATTTGCAGATGAAATTGATGTGCAAAGATCATCGATTTCGCACATTACTTCGGGACGGAATAAACCTTCCCTCGAATTTATTATAAAGATAAAATCAAGATTTCCTGAAATTTTGTGGGATTGGTTGGTGAATGGCGAAGGTGAAATGTTAAAATCTGATTTGCCGGAAACAGATACTATAAATGCTGAAGAAAATTCAGAGGAGAAAACAAAACCAACATCACTTCCCGATTTATTCACAATGATGAATGATGATGGAGATTTTGGAAGCGATGAAAAAAATATAGAAGAAATTCCGGTGTTGCGAGAATCTGTTATTTCGAATCAGAGTAAAGCTGAAGAAAAAATATCCGATTCTCAGCGATTAGCAAAATCAAATGAAGAAATTATCAGTCAAGTTATTGAAAACCAAACAAATAAAATAAAACGAATCGTATTGTTCTACGAAAACGGAAAATTTGAAAGTTTTGAACCATAA
- a CDS encoding DUF4920 domain-containing protein, giving the protein MKLKSILFLVAISASSLAFSQEQKKSGPPAGNAIVGDTYGSVVTSPESKAMTVDKLAKKLKKDSKKVENVAIKGKVVDVCDKKGCWLTIQTEDDTQFFVKMKDYGFFVPTALKGKNVVLEGNAERKVTSIDEQKHYAEDAKKPQAEIDAITKPKEEIRFVANGIKVVN; this is encoded by the coding sequence ATGAAATTAAAATCCATATTATTTTTAGTTGCAATCAGTGCTTCTTCTTTGGCATTCTCTCAGGAACAGAAAAAATCTGGCCCGCCTGCCGGAAATGCAATCGTAGGTGATACTTACGGATCTGTAGTTACTTCACCGGAATCGAAAGCAATGACTGTTGATAAATTGGCCAAAAAGCTAAAAAAAGACAGCAAAAAAGTTGAGAATGTTGCGATCAAAGGAAAAGTGGTAGACGTTTGTGATAAAAAAGGTTGTTGGCTGACGATTCAGACGGAAGATGACACACAGTTTTTCGTAAAAATGAAGGATTATGGGTTTTTCGTACCAACTGCTTTGAAGGGTAAAAATGTAGTTTTAGAAGGTAACGCAGAAAGAAAAGTAACTTCTATCGACGAACAAAAGCACTATGCTGAAGATGCTAAAAAGCCTCAAGCCGAAATCGACGCGATCACAAAACCAAAAGAAGAAATCAGATTTGTTGCCAACGGAATTAAAGTTGTTAACTAA
- a CDS encoding proline dehydrogenase family protein, producing MPIFNDTKVAFADKTDAQLRKAYWMFKMIEQPALTNIGTSLLNFTVHNNFPFVNGIVKSTLFEQFVGGETREESMKAVKQLFKRGVGSIFDYSIEGKEDEETFDAVCQEIKDIIKFSVGNPAIPFIVFKPTAFGRIDLYEAVGKNAELTSSQQEEWARVVKRFDEVCKLCHEHDKKVMIDAEESWMQDAADSLCEKMMEKYNQEKPIVWNTIQMYRTHRLEYMEENLLKARERNYFIGYKIVRGAYMEKERARATEKGYADPIQPNKDASDKNYNAGIDFVLNHLDKVSAFFGTHNEVSSELVMDKMKAKGLENDNPHIYFGQLYGMSDNISFYLSDKGYNVAKYLPYGPVKDVVPYLTRRARENTSVAGQTGRELGLIKKELDRRRK from the coding sequence ATGCCCATTTTTAACGATACCAAAGTTGCGTTTGCTGATAAAACAGATGCACAGTTAAGAAAAGCGTACTGGATGTTTAAAATGATTGAACAGCCTGCTTTGACTAATATCGGAACTTCTCTGCTTAATTTCACAGTTCACAATAACTTCCCGTTCGTCAACGGAATTGTAAAAAGCACTCTTTTTGAGCAGTTTGTTGGTGGTGAAACCCGTGAAGAAAGCATGAAAGCGGTGAAGCAGCTTTTCAAAAGAGGTGTAGGAAGTATTTTCGATTACTCGATAGAAGGAAAAGAAGATGAAGAGACTTTTGATGCTGTCTGTCAGGAAATTAAAGATATCATTAAATTTTCAGTAGGAAATCCTGCAATTCCCTTTATTGTATTTAAGCCTACCGCTTTCGGAAGAATCGATTTATACGAAGCTGTCGGGAAAAATGCAGAACTTACCTCAAGCCAACAAGAAGAATGGGCGAGAGTCGTGAAAAGATTTGATGAAGTCTGTAAACTTTGTCATGAGCATGATAAAAAAGTGATGATTGACGCCGAAGAATCCTGGATGCAGGACGCTGCAGACAGTCTTTGCGAAAAGATGATGGAAAAGTACAACCAGGAAAAACCAATAGTATGGAATACCATTCAGATGTACAGAACTCACCGTCTTGAATACATGGAAGAAAACCTTCTGAAAGCAAGAGAACGCAACTATTTTATCGGTTACAAGATCGTTCGAGGTGCTTACATGGAAAAAGAAAGAGCCAGAGCTACAGAAAAAGGCTACGCTGATCCTATTCAGCCAAATAAAGACGCTTCAGATAAAAATTATAATGCAGGAATTGATTTCGTATTGAATCATCTGGATAAAGTTTCTGCGTTCTTCGGAACCCATAATGAAGTTTCATCTGAGTTGGTCATGGACAAGATGAAAGCGAAAGGTTTGGAAAATGATAATCCTCACATCTACTTTGGACAGCTTTATGGGATGAGCGATAACATTAGTTTTTATTTGTCGGATAAAGGATATAATGTAGCTAAATATCTACCATACGGACCCGTAAAAGATGTTGTGCCGTATCTAACGAGAAGAGCAAGAGAAAATACTTCTGTGGCCGGACAAACCGGAAGAGAATTAGGTTTGATCAAAAAAGAACTTGATAGACGAAGAAAATAA
- a CDS encoding mevalonate kinase family protein — translation MTNPLFYAKIILFGEYGMIEDSQGLVVPYSFYKGTLKFSDSESEFEKKSNQHLQKYSDFLVNLNLPENFSLDVSRFKEDISKGLFFDSNIPQGYGVGSSGALVAAIFEKYCFTKHDPENISRNDLKNIKAIFGEMESYFHGKSSGMDPLICYMNLPILIENKENLGKVAMPKGEEGKGAIFLIDSGITGETGPMIQIFFEKMKTEGFRKTLKEEFIRYNNACIDSFLKKDMNPFFRNLKKLSHWAYEHFRPMIPESIFNIWKKGLDSNAYYLKLCGSGGGGYILGFTKDYEKAEKMLDGFHKEVIYRF, via the coding sequence ATGACAAACCCTTTATTTTACGCTAAAATTATTCTTTTCGGAGAATATGGAATGATAGAAGATTCTCAGGGTCTTGTAGTTCCTTACAGTTTCTATAAAGGCACATTGAAATTCTCTGATTCTGAATCTGAATTTGAGAAAAAATCTAATCAACATTTGCAGAAATATTCAGATTTCCTAGTTAATTTAAATTTACCGGAAAACTTTTCTTTAGACGTTTCAAGATTTAAAGAAGATATTTCTAAAGGACTTTTCTTTGATTCAAACATTCCACAAGGATATGGAGTGGGAAGTTCCGGAGCATTGGTAGCAGCTATTTTCGAAAAATACTGTTTCACAAAACATGATCCTGAAAATATTTCCAGAAACGATCTGAAAAATATCAAAGCTATTTTTGGTGAAATGGAAAGCTATTTTCATGGTAAAAGTTCAGGAATGGATCCTTTAATTTGCTACATGAATCTTCCTATTCTTATCGAAAACAAAGAAAATCTAGGTAAAGTTGCCATGCCAAAAGGTGAAGAAGGAAAAGGAGCAATTTTCCTTATCGATTCTGGAATTACAGGAGAAACCGGACCGATGATTCAGATTTTCTTTGAAAAAATGAAGACCGAAGGTTTCCGTAAGACTTTGAAAGAAGAATTTATTCGATACAACAATGCCTGCATTGATTCTTTCCTGAAAAAAGATATGAATCCTTTCTTTAGAAATCTGAAAAAGCTTTCCCATTGGGCATACGAACATTTCCGTCCTATGATTCCTGAAAGTATTTTTAACATTTGGAAAAAAGGTCTTGATTCTAATGCTTATTATCTTAAACTCTGCGGAAGCGGCGGTGGCGGATATATCTTAGGTTTTACTAAAGATTACGAAAAAGCCGAAAAAATGCTCGATGGTTTTCATAAAGAAGTGATCTATAGGTTTTAA
- a CDS encoding UbiA family prenyltransferase translates to MNSEKESFQEKNFVSKSLYYRLSQFVGFLIGARFFVALLLTFALYVSTFFLFNQDETFRKFVFDFKVHGIIFCTVLSILAGGIINQFYDFEKDFVVKPFRTRIQSFLKQKYFLYAYLALTVISLGVASFISYRVLIFFIVYQFFMWFYSHKLSRVLILNNLTFVSLTLYPFFGMMVYYETFSKKVLLMAIFLFLMLLCIDIVKDTLTKSADKIFGYKTIPNSFKDKTAKLVIIFLIILTMAVSMKLIAKTGISGFMSYYFSAGLFVMILCIYFILNYSKKSKFFTINTLRFWVFVGIIAMLLNGIEGKL, encoded by the coding sequence ATGAATTCTGAAAAAGAAAGTTTCCAGGAAAAGAATTTTGTTTCCAAATCTTTATATTACAGACTCTCACAATTTGTCGGTTTTTTGATAGGCGCAAGATTTTTTGTGGCACTTTTGCTCACTTTTGCCTTATATGTTTCTACATTTTTCCTCTTTAATCAGGACGAAACTTTCCGAAAATTTGTTTTCGATTTTAAAGTTCATGGTATAATTTTCTGTACAGTTCTCTCAATACTTGCCGGAGGAATTATCAACCAGTTTTATGATTTTGAAAAAGACTTTGTTGTTAAACCTTTCAGAACACGGATCCAGAGCTTTTTGAAACAGAAATATTTCCTTTATGCTTATCTTGCTCTTACGGTAATTTCTTTGGGTGTTGCGAGTTTTATTTCTTACAGAGTTTTAATCTTTTTCATTGTTTACCAGTTCTTTATGTGGTTTTACAGTCATAAATTGAGTCGGGTTTTAATTTTAAATAATCTTACGTTTGTAAGTCTTACATTATATCCTTTCTTCGGAATGATGGTTTATTATGAAACTTTCTCTAAAAAAGTTCTCTTGATGGCCATTTTTTTATTTCTCATGCTCCTATGTATAGATATTGTAAAAGATACACTTACGAAAAGCGCAGATAAAATTTTTGGATACAAAACAATTCCAAATTCCTTCAAAGATAAAACGGCAAAATTAGTCATTATTTTTCTGATTATTCTTACAATGGCAGTTTCCATGAAGCTGATTGCAAAAACGGGGATTTCAGGATTCATGTCTTACTACTTTTCTGCAGGATTGTTTGTGATGATTTTATGTATTTATTTTATTTTAAATTATTCTAAAAAGAGTAAGTTTTTCACAATCAACACATTACGGTTTTGGGTTTTTGTCGGCATTATTGCAATGTTGCTCAACGGAATCGAAGGTAAATTGTAG